A window of Ictidomys tridecemlineatus isolate mIctTri1 chromosome 15, mIctTri1.hap1, whole genome shotgun sequence contains these coding sequences:
- the LOC144371086 gene encoding LOW QUALITY PROTEIN: leukocyte immunoglobulin-like receptor subfamily A member 6 (The sequence of the model RefSeq protein was modified relative to this genomic sequence to represent the inferred CDS: substituted 1 base at 1 genomic stop codon), with protein sequence MRSTLPVLLCLGTLPKLNLWAEPGPVIPRGRSVTLWCQGSLYTHEYCLIKERTGSPTCRRPLQGPGNRAMFPIPTMTAQDVGGYQCYHQSPTDSSQHSEPLELVVTGFYSKPRLSALPSPVLTSGGNVTLQCGSWKEFDGFILVKEGEQNLTWTLDSQQKPSGQFQAQFPVGPVNPTHRWTFTCYGYYRSKPQVWSIPTDPLELLVSGVSRKPSLLTQQGPVLAPGENLTLQCHSDVTYDRFTLSKEGAQDLPQRPAQQPQAGLSQADFLLGPVSSSHGGQYRCYGGHSLSSEXSAPSGPLDILVSGQLPGTPSLSVQPGPTVSSGENVTLLCQSQIKMDTFLLCKEGAADPPLRLRAEYRAPWYQAEFSMRAVTPALGGTYRCYGSHSSSPYLLSRPSAPLDLVVSGPSVGPSPPPSGPRSTAASPPQDYTVQNLIRMGVAGLVLLVLGILLFQAQDSQRGTRDAARR encoded by the exons ATGAGGTCCACCCTGCCTGTCCTCCTCTGCCTCG GGACCCTCCCCAAGCTCAACCTGTGGGCAGAACCAGGCCCTGTCATTCCCCGTGGAAGGTCAGTGACCCTCTGGTGTCAGGGATCACTGTACACCCACGAGTACTGTCTCATTAAGGAAAGGACCGGGAGCCCCACATGCAGAAGACCCTTACAGGGTCCAGGGAACAGGGCCATGTTCCCCATCCCCACCATGACTGCGCAGGACGTAGGGGGATATCAATGCTACCATCAGAGCCCTACTGACTCCTCTCAGCACAGTGAACCCCTGGAGCTGGTGGTGACAG GATTCTACAGCAAACCCAGGCtctcagccctgcccagccctgtgctGACCTCAGGAGGGAACGTGACCCTCCAGTGTGGCTCATGGAAGGAATTTGACGGCTTTATTTTGGTGAAGGAAGGAGAACAAAACCTCACCTGGACCCTGGACTCACAGCAAAAACCCAGTGGGCAGTTCCAGGCCCAGTTCCCCGTGGGGCCTGTTAACCCCACCCACAGGTGGACATTCACATGTTATGGCTATTATAGGAGCAAACCCCAGGTGTGGTCAATTCCCACTGACCCCCTGGAGCTCCTGGTCTCAG GGgtgtccaggaagccctccctccTCACCCAGCAGGGCCCTGTCCTGGCCCCTGGAGAGAACCTGACCCTCCAGTGTCACTCAGACGTCACCTATGACAGATTCACTCTGTCCAAGGAGGGGGCACAGGACCTCCCCCAGCGCcctgcccagcagccccaggCTGGGCTCTCTCAGGCCGACTTCCTGCTGGGCCCTGTGAGCAGCTCCCACGGGGGTCAGTACAGGTGCTACGGGGGACACAGCCTCTCCTCTGAGTAGTCAGCCCCCAGTGGCCCCCTGGACATCCTGGTCTCAG GACAGCTCCCTGGCACACCCTCCCTCTCAGTGCAGCCTGGTCCCACAGTGTCCTCAGGGGAGAACGTGACCCTGCTGTGTCAGTCACAGATCAAGATGGACACTTTCCTCCTGTGCAAGGAGGGGGCAGCTGATCCCCCCCTGCGTCTGAGAGCAGAGTACCGAGCCCCATGGTACCAGGCAGAGTTCTCCATGAGAGCTGTGACCCCAGCCCTCGGGGGGACCTACAGGTGCTATGGCTCTCACAGCTCATCCCCCTACCTGCTGTCACGGCCCAGTGCCCCCCTGGACCTGGTGGTCTCAG GACCCTCTGTGGGACCCAGCCCCCCACCCTCAGGACCCAGGTCAACAGCTG CCTCACCTCCACAGGACTACACAGTGCAGAACCTCATCCGGATGGGCGTGGCTGGCCTGGTCCTGCTGGTCCTCGGGATCCTGCTGTTTCAGGCTCAGGACAGCCAGAGAGGGACCCGAGATGCAGCCAGGAGGTGA